A single genomic interval of Mustelus asterias unplaced genomic scaffold, sMusAst1.hap1.1 HAP1_SCAFFOLD_2697, whole genome shotgun sequence harbors:
- the LOC144489941 gene encoding uncharacterized protein LOC144489941, with product METLSLLGSASTLASSVVELEVSTKVAEPGSSETPGPNLAARGEASTERSAPSEEGKEEDVGLYEEPEFRGIGNIDLEMEQIFADMELLQKKASEDLGSVGEENSFRRRDGDGDQAPLDVFEDAEVEASGLSLADLSSADGAEEVRTCNSESSEDDDLRREMRPPSPQNLEELAPLGEEDPAAQESEDPVPFANGKSTVRDVACGGKRSSPSGEDLHNSINDRELISSSGKDNCKVNGYPVGSETLVEEGFADTETVLSASPTDRSEMANTGKKDLVQMENDRLLIEKIKNYYETAEMNNDQFYLQRRESISFIPTGVVRDSVLRFNYNTQHESIQEAQNEKAGSSGSRWSVSAPGSTSSSDSHSGSRPGSSHEPEHPKASEEGPPPRDGAAESESEETEFKSCAEIIKVWREMEKAAHFCHKHDSWNGCARAAGNDGDLPGHRRASYSEPLLILEDSDLAAELPEDSPGTEQRPSDGEPDGKAVGKARRGEDYCAGQGAPCAHAPCCASHEAAGMPPCGDGCLFQNSDKIMNKVQVLAKLYSQRISRKKAPMPRRIWELGPEARAEPKQRKRRPVTKLSKAQEEEQEIQTC from the exons ATGGAGACGCTGAGCTTACTGGGCAGCGCCAGCACCCTGGCGTCCAGCGTGGTGGAACTGGAGGTCAGCACCAAGGTGGCAGAGCCGGGGTCGTCCGAGACGCCGGGGCCTAACCTGGCAGCCAGAGGCGAAGCCTCCACGGAGCGATCAGCCCCGAGtgaggaggggaaggaggaggatgtGGGGCTGTACGAAGAGCCTGAATTCCGAGGCATCGGGAACATCGACCTGGAGATGGAACAG ATATTCGCTGACATGGAACTGTTGCAGAAGAAAGCCTCTGAAGACCTGGGTTCTGTCGGCGAGGAGAATTCATTCCGCCGCAGGGACGGCGACGGGGACCAGGCGCCGCTGGACGTTTTCGAGGACGCGGAGGTGGAAGCTTCCGGTCTCTCGCTGGCCGACCTCTCATCGGCCGACGGGGCGGAGGAAGTCCGAACGTGCAACAGCGAATCCTCGGAAGATGACGACCTCCGCCGAGAAATGCGACCTCCCTCCCCGCAGAACCTGGAAGAGTTGGCCCCACTGGGCGAGGAAGACCCAGCCGCCCAGGAATCTGAAGACCCCGTTCCGTTTGCGAATGGAAAATCTACGGTTCGAGACGTTGCGTGCGGCGGAAAGAGATCGTCGCCCAGCGGTGAAGACCTCCACAACTCCATCAACGACAGGGAGCTGATCTCATCAAGTGGGAAGGACAATTGTAAAGTTAATGGATATCCCGTGGGATCCGAGACGTTAGTCGAGGAAGGATTCGCAGACACAGAGACGGTGCTCAGCGCTAGCCCCACAGATAGATCGGAAATGGCGAACACGGGCAAGAAGGACTTGGTCCAAATGGAAAATGACCGACTGCTGATCGAGAAAATTAAGAACTATTACGAGACAGCGGAGATGAACAACGACCAGTTCTACTTACAGCGGCGTGAGAGCATCTCCTTCATCCCGACGGGCGTGGTGAGGGACTCTGTTCTACGGTTTAATTACAACACACAGCACGAAAGCATTCAGGAGGCGCAGAACGAGAAGGCGGGCAGCAGCGGCTCACGTTGGTCGGTCAGCGCTCCGGGCTCGACCTCCAGCTCCGACTCCCACTCCGGCTCTCGGCCCGGTTCCTCCCACGAGCCGGAGCATCCCAAAGCGTCCGAGGAGGGCCCGCCCCCGCGCGACGGGGCGGCCGAGAGCGAGTCGGAAGAAACGGAGTTTAAGAGCTGCGCCGAGATCATCAAAGTCTGGCGGGAGATGGAGAAGGCCGCCCACTTTTGCCACAAACACGACTCGTGGAACGGCTGCGCCAGAGCGGCGGGGAACGACGGGGATCTCCCCGGCCACCGACGGGCGAGCTACAGCGAGCCCCTGCTAATCCTGGAGGACTCGGATCTCGCGGCGGAGCTGCCCGAAGATTCGCCGGGGACGGAGCAGCGTCCGTCGGACGGAGAGCCGGATGGAAAGGCGGTTGGAAAGGCCCGTCGGGGAGAGGATTATTGCGCCGGCCAGGGAGCGCCCTGCGCGCACGCTCCTTGCTGCGCCAGCCACGAGGCGGCAGGAATGCCACCCTGCGGGGACGGCTGTCTGTTTCAGAACTCGGACAAGATCATGAACAAAGTGCAGGTATTGGCGAAGCTGTACAGCCAGCGAATCAGCAGGAAGAAAGCTCCCATGCCCAGGAGGATCTGGGAACTGGGTCCCGAGGCAAGGGCAGAACCCAAGCAGCGGAAGCGAAGGCCAGTGACCAAGCTCTCCAAAGCACAGGAGGAAGAGCAGGAAATCCAAACCTGCG